The Prochlorococcus sp. MIT 1300 genome has a window encoding:
- a CDS encoding MGMT family protein — MNVKESFDLRAYEAVSHIPFGQVATYGQIAELIGPYGCARQIRWSSKRLRLPSKVPWHRVINAKGEMSMSIGREETDWVQLGLLKSEGIFIDHELTIQLRKYLWKPDLLKNSE; from the coding sequence ATGAACGTGAAAGAGTCTTTTGATTTGCGGGCATATGAAGCTGTTTCACACATACCATTTGGTCAAGTTGCTACCTATGGTCAAATAGCTGAATTAATTGGTCCATATGGGTGTGCACGGCAAATTAGATGGTCCTCAAAGAGATTGCGCTTGCCTTCAAAAGTCCCTTGGCATCGAGTCATAAATGCCAAAGGGGAAATGTCAATGAGTATTGGTCGAGAGGAAACTGACTGGGTCCAACTAGGTTTATTGAAAAGCGAAGGTATTTTTATAGATCATGAATTAACAATTCAACTACGCAAGTATTTGTGGAAACCAGATTTATTGAAAAATTCGGAATAG
- a CDS encoding AbrB family transcriptional regulator, translating to MTSLVTLLVYLLGGAALGSLMLISGIPAAPLLGAMLGAGLLSISGQFDVAIWPLGTKTVLGIGIGTVIGTGINPETIEELQLLWKPALVITFSLLITGIFVGLLINRFFGVDKIVALLGAAPGGTIGMSLVGAEFGVGAAVAALHAVRLITVLFLIPAIVNFLAPIQGIDLPK from the coding sequence ATGACTTCTTTGGTGACTTTATTGGTATACCTGCTTGGTGGAGCAGCCTTGGGTTCCCTAATGCTGATCAGTGGTATACCTGCGGCTCCTCTTTTAGGGGCCATGTTAGGTGCAGGCTTATTAAGCATTAGTGGTCAGTTTGATGTTGCGATTTGGCCTTTGGGTACAAAAACAGTGCTTGGGATAGGGATAGGGACAGTGATTGGGACTGGAATTAATCCAGAGACAATTGAGGAATTGCAATTGCTTTGGAAGCCAGCATTAGTTATCACCTTCAGCCTTTTGATTACAGGAATTTTTGTTGGATTATTGATTAATAGATTTTTTGGAGTAGACAAGATCGTAGCCCTATTAGGAGCAGCACCTGGAGGGACTATAGGAATGAGTCTAGTAGGAGCCGAGTTTGGGGTTGGTGCAGCTGTAGCAGCTTTGCATGCAGTCAGATTAATAACAGTTCTTTTCTTGATCCCCGCAATAGTCAATTTTCTTGCGCCTATTCAAGGTATTGATCTTCCAAAATAA
- a CDS encoding secondary thiamine-phosphate synthase enzyme YjbQ — MFTETISIQTSSSFSCHAITNQIQSIIECGTQLEGVVCASGMHTTTALIVNEMEERLILDLEKWLKEMAPPLQGYKHDDLHLRVNIPEDEPKNAHSHMQALLLGNDVSVPFKDGKLQLGPYQDVILVELDGPKERKVVISVQ; from the coding sequence ATGTTTACAGAAACGATTTCAATTCAGACGAGCTCATCATTCTCTTGTCATGCAATCACCAATCAAATTCAGAGCATTATTGAGTGTGGGACTCAATTAGAAGGTGTTGTATGTGCTTCTGGCATGCATACGACTACTGCTTTAATTGTCAATGAGATGGAAGAGAGATTGATTTTGGACTTGGAGAAATGGTTGAAGGAAATGGCGCCTCCATTGCAGGGCTATAAACATGATGATTTACACCTACGGGTTAATATCCCGGAAGATGAACCTAAGAATGCCCATTCACATATGCAAGCTTTATTGCTTGGCAATGATGTGAGCGTGCCTTTTAAGGATGGGAAGCTACAACTAGGCCCTTATCAAGATGTCATCCTTGTAGAACTAGATGGCCCAAAAGAAAGAAAGGTTGTAATTAGCGTTCAATAG
- a CDS encoding fatty acid desaturase codes for MSDIPSIKAIAEVIPKHCFARKTSTSLAYLFQSVAIQALIVAIGLAIPFTQAMIPVWILYAFISGTTAMGFWVIAHECGHGAFSDNKTLQTVVGYLLHSFLLVPYFSWQRSHSIHHRFTNHISDGETHVPIVVGGNGINEKIGGEKELALATALGKNRYGLMQLILHLIFGWPAYLLAGSTGGPKYGTSNHFWPREPFSKTLWSSNWVKKVWISDLGVVVVLAGLFISGLKYGIAPLIAMYIGPLLVVNCWLVIYTWLHHTDTDVPHLSDSGFSFIRGAFLSIDRPYGKILNFLHHQIGSTHVVHHIFPTIPHYHAREATIAIKKSFPKTYLFNPVPIHKALWNIACNCIAVEPERHNGRYIWQNSYIKQE; via the coding sequence ATGAGTGATATTCCAAGCATAAAAGCTATTGCGGAAGTCATTCCTAAGCATTGTTTCGCACGTAAGACATCAACTTCCTTGGCCTACCTTTTTCAATCAGTCGCTATCCAGGCATTAATTGTCGCGATAGGACTAGCAATTCCTTTCACTCAAGCGATGATTCCGGTTTGGATTCTTTATGCCTTTATTTCAGGGACTACAGCCATGGGCTTCTGGGTGATCGCTCACGAATGTGGGCATGGAGCCTTCTCAGATAACAAAACACTGCAAACAGTTGTTGGTTATCTATTGCACTCGTTCTTGCTCGTTCCATATTTTTCTTGGCAAAGGTCACATTCCATTCATCATCGTTTTACTAATCACATAAGTGATGGCGAGACTCACGTGCCAATAGTGGTAGGTGGCAATGGAATTAACGAAAAAATCGGAGGAGAAAAAGAATTAGCTCTCGCAACTGCTCTAGGCAAAAATAGATACGGGCTAATGCAACTTATATTGCACCTTATTTTTGGTTGGCCTGCATATTTGTTGGCTGGCAGCACAGGGGGACCTAAATACGGGACTTCGAACCACTTTTGGCCAAGAGAACCCTTCTCTAAAACACTTTGGTCTTCCAATTGGGTAAAGAAGGTTTGGATCTCAGATCTTGGGGTAGTTGTGGTATTAGCGGGACTTTTCATATCAGGACTTAAGTATGGAATAGCACCTTTAATAGCAATGTATATAGGTCCATTATTAGTAGTCAACTGCTGGCTAGTGATATACACCTGGCTTCACCATACGGATACAGATGTTCCCCACCTTTCTGACTCAGGCTTCTCTTTTATAAGAGGTGCCTTCCTTTCAATTGATCGGCCTTATGGGAAAATTCTTAATTTTCTACATCATCAAATTGGATCAACTCACGTAGTTCACCACATTTTTCCAACAATTCCTCATTACCATGCCAGAGAGGCAACTATTGCAATTAAAAAATCTTTCCCTAAGACCTATCTTTTCAATCCAGTCCCAATCCATAAGGCGCTCTGGAATATTGCTTGTAATTGCATTGCTGTTGAGCCAGAGAGACACAATGGTCGATATATATGGCAGAACTCTTACATAAAACAGGAATAA
- a CDS encoding high light inducible protein, with product MANPRLAERINGWAAMMGFWALVGAYVSTGQIVPGLV from the coding sequence ATTGCCAACCCTCGTCTCGCCGAGCGTATTAATGGCTGGGCCGCAATGATGGGATTTTGGGCTTTAGTCGGTGCATACGTATCAACAGGACAAATTGTTCCTGGCCTTGTTTAA
- the arfB gene encoding alternative ribosome rescue aminoacyl-tRNA hydrolase ArfB, whose translation MDLTINSNFVIPSSELKWHFSRSSGPGGQSVNKTESRVELMFDINRSSVIGPFHKQRLLERLKKRCINGCLNIVVSEERSQYQNRQLALSRLADLLQEGLKPSPKARKGTKPTRASQKRRINTKKHRGALKQKRQSKPSSDD comes from the coding sequence ATGGATTTAACTATCAATTCTAATTTTGTTATTCCATCTAGTGAACTGAAATGGCACTTTTCTAGATCTTCAGGCCCTGGAGGGCAAAGCGTCAATAAAACTGAGAGCAGAGTTGAGCTTATGTTCGATATAAATCGTTCCTCTGTAATTGGCCCTTTTCACAAACAGAGATTGCTTGAACGGCTTAAGAAGCGATGTATAAATGGCTGCCTAAACATCGTGGTATCAGAAGAACGCTCGCAATATCAGAACCGGCAATTAGCATTGAGTCGTTTGGCAGACCTTTTGCAAGAGGGTTTAAAGCCATCTCCAAAAGCCAGAAAAGGAACTAAGCCAACTCGTGCATCACAAAAACGTCGAATTAACACCAAGAAGCATCGAGGTGCCCTGAAGCAAAAGCGACAAAGCAAACCTTCATCAGATGACTGA